From Paenibacillus sp. PK3_47, the proteins below share one genomic window:
- a CDS encoding glycoside hydrolase family 3 protein, giving the protein MKTIEQMSLREKIGQMFVTGFPSTEISPELKEVIEQYKIGNIILFSHNISNKYQLGRLVAELQQWFTTHTGIPGFITIDQEGGRVTRMPKDATNVAGAMAIASSGRPENAYAAGRITARELKALGINFNLAPVMDVTSNALNPVINVRSYGDSVETVSQYGIQMMKGLLDGGVMSSLKHFPGHGDTDVDSHIGLPVINKTVEELEQLELLPFKAAIGQGAQAIMSAHILFPQIEGSGVPGTMSYTIITELLKEKLGFQGLVVSDCLEMDAIKRYYGTAKGALEAIKAGIDLVFISHTPATVKEAVHLIEEAVAAGDLDEAVIDAAVAKILAYKARYADIGEPDYGIVGCGVHRRANELMRTETICLIKGEIEPVQAGDGQVLFMGSYAYRTDLASSSMNQELSFSRYMGEHFAAAYELISIDPDEEQINTVLQKAEGYKHVVIGLFNARENTGQLALVQKLLAANCKVTAITLGRPYDLALIEGGFCGIAAFEYTLDAFKSLIPILNGEVTPAASITIQL; this is encoded by the coding sequence ATGAAAACGATAGAACAAATGAGCTTGCGTGAGAAAATCGGGCAAATGTTCGTAACAGGCTTTCCCTCAACGGAGATATCCCCTGAGCTGAAGGAAGTCATTGAGCAGTACAAGATCGGGAATATTATTTTATTCTCACATAATATCAGCAATAAATATCAATTAGGCAGGCTTGTAGCAGAGCTGCAGCAATGGTTTACCACACATACAGGCATTCCGGGCTTTATTACGATTGACCAGGAAGGCGGCCGGGTAACCCGGATGCCCAAGGACGCGACGAATGTAGCCGGAGCCATGGCGATTGCCTCTTCAGGACGCCCTGAAAATGCTTATGCCGCAGGGAGAATAACGGCCCGGGAGCTAAAAGCATTAGGCATTAATTTCAATCTTGCGCCCGTGATGGATGTTACCAGTAATGCGCTCAATCCGGTGATCAATGTACGCTCTTACGGGGATTCGGTTGAGACAGTATCACAGTACGGGATTCAAATGATGAAGGGCTTGCTCGATGGTGGTGTTATGTCCTCGCTGAAGCATTTTCCCGGTCATGGGGATACTGATGTCGATTCACACATTGGCTTGCCTGTAATTAATAAAACGGTGGAGGAGCTAGAGCAGCTTGAACTGCTGCCATTTAAGGCTGCCATCGGGCAGGGGGCCCAGGCCATCATGAGCGCACATATTTTATTCCCGCAAATCGAAGGGTCCGGCGTACCGGGAACGATGTCTTATACCATTATTACAGAGCTGCTTAAAGAGAAATTGGGATTTCAGGGGCTTGTTGTATCCGATTGTCTGGAAATGGATGCGATTAAACGCTATTACGGGACGGCAAAAGGTGCATTGGAAGCCATTAAAGCAGGGATTGATCTGGTGTTCATCAGTCACACGCCTGCAACGGTTAAAGAAGCGGTGCATTTAATAGAAGAAGCTGTAGCAGCCGGTGATTTGGATGAAGCGGTTATTGATGCAGCCGTTGCCAAAATTTTAGCCTATAAAGCACGCTATGCGGATATTGGGGAACCGGATTACGGGATCGTTGGCTGCGGGGTTCACCGCAGGGCGAACGAGCTGATGCGTACGGAAACGATCTGCCTGATAAAAGGTGAGATCGAGCCCGTTCAGGCAGGTGACGGGCAGGTCTTGTTTATGGGCTCCTATGCCTACCGGACCGACCTGGCCTCCAGCAGTATGAATCAGGAGCTTAGCTTCTCCCGGTATATGGGTGAGCATTTCGCTGCAGCGTATGAGCTGATAAGCATTGATCCGGACGAGGAGCAGATTAACACAGTGCTGCAAAAGGCTGAAGGGTACAAGCATGTTGTAATCGGGCTGTTTAATGCGCGTGAAAATACAGGCCAGCTGGCGCTTGTGCAGAAGCTTTTGGCAGCAAACTGTAAAGTAACGGCAATTACACTGGGCCGGCCTTATGATTTGGCTTTAATCGAAGGCGGGTTTTGCGGCATTGCAGCCTTTGAATATACTCTGGATGCGTTCAAATCCCTTATTCCAATCCTGAATGGTGAGGTCACGCCAGCTGCCAGTATTACGATTCAGCTATAG
- a CDS encoding BadF/BadG/BcrA/BcrD ATPase family protein: protein MAFIVGIDGGGTKTAVIVTHDDQEEPLLTFTVGPINYNGGDAEAIAAAFGEIFNQTKSCCTSLAEVIHVCIGAAGVSNPAVTRFLEKQVRDNGYRGPLTITGDQETALYGAQNAMQGIILIAGTGSICFGVNDKRERHRTGGFGHLIDDEGSGYYIGRELLSVLVQAEDGRIADTIIPALVYEQLGLGTVQEVIGFVYDKNTTKKDIAALAPVMTAACGLGDAQALKLAEQCAAGLFELVVPVIERLKLYESKVATAGSVLQKSRFIREALERKLARSYPQTKLIMPVHNAAYGAVLLGKSKMSNG, encoded by the coding sequence ATGGCATTTATTGTCGGCATTGACGGGGGCGGCACTAAGACAGCTGTCATTGTTACTCATGATGATCAGGAGGAGCCTCTACTAACCTTTACTGTAGGGCCTATTAATTATAACGGCGGTGATGCCGAAGCTATTGCTGCCGCTTTTGGGGAGATTTTTAATCAGACAAAGTCCTGCTGCACAAGCCTTGCGGAAGTTATTCATGTATGTATAGGAGCGGCAGGTGTAAGCAATCCGGCAGTAACCCGGTTTTTGGAGAAGCAGGTGAGAGATAACGGGTATAGGGGGCCTTTAACAATTACCGGTGATCAGGAAACCGCACTATATGGAGCCCAGAATGCGATGCAGGGCATTATCCTCATTGCCGGTACAGGCTCCATTTGCTTCGGGGTTAATGATAAGAGAGAGCGGCACCGCACAGGAGGGTTTGGCCATCTGATTGATGATGAGGGAAGCGGCTACTACATCGGGCGTGAGCTCTTGTCCGTGCTGGTTCAAGCAGAGGACGGAAGAATAGCGGATACTATTATTCCGGCACTGGTATATGAGCAGCTTGGACTTGGTACGGTGCAAGAGGTGATAGGTTTTGTCTACGACAAAAACACAACGAAAAAAGATATTGCAGCGCTCGCCCCGGTGATGACGGCAGCATGCGGGCTCGGGGACGCCCAGGCGCTAAAACTGGCGGAGCAGTGTGCGGCCGGTCTGTTTGAGCTTGTGGTGCCTGTTATTGAACGGCTGAAATTATATGAAAGCAAGGTTGCAACTGCCGGAAGTGTGCTGCAAAAATCCCGTTTTATAAGAGAAGCATTAGAGAGGAAGCTTGCCCGCAGCTACCCGCAGACCAAGCTGATTATGCCTGTTCATAATGCAGCCTATGGTGCTGTACTGCTCGGAAAATCAAAAATGAGTAATGGGTAA
- a CDS encoding GNAT family N-acetyltransferase has translation MTTTPEQNISVTNRPSREQLEKIYDILDECFSVGRGYFQERLDLDTSYDPDTTWFATVGGKVAANVQIFPLSIRVGQAVLHTGAMGSVAADPHYRGMGLTHKILAAQTDYMREADYDISVLLASKHAFYEKAGWRLIPETAYAVENQAWGGQPDGYKIIPFEPRYLDDIRGIYEQFNQNRTYTVVRNETYWKDLIRWPEWNKADCLLLQHHHKIVAYGIIEKKDTEQVFINEFIYLDEAADGAQYLFHELCRLRPNAKQILAMLPEDHKLYAYYQQLQAEPVPIHMAMWKMINLYSTFRKLQPELEHRLNGNDLMADQDLYIALQCGEDRICLDYCQKRLSVSESSQAGSRISIEVDERNLISYIIFGYSAEGAAEAKDPVEHADILQALFPKQQAVFYLTDKF, from the coding sequence ATGACGACAACACCAGAACAAAATATCAGCGTGACAAACAGACCGAGCAGAGAACAGCTTGAAAAGATTTACGATATTTTAGATGAATGTTTTTCCGTAGGCCGGGGGTATTTCCAGGAAAGATTAGACCTCGACACCTCATATGACCCCGATACCACATGGTTTGCGACGGTCGGCGGCAAGGTTGCTGCCAATGTTCAAATCTTTCCCCTCTCAATCAGAGTCGGCCAAGCGGTCTTGCACACGGGTGCCATGGGCAGCGTCGCTGCAGATCCCCATTATCGCGGCATGGGACTGACACACAAAATTCTTGCTGCACAAACAGACTACATGAGAGAAGCCGATTATGATATAAGCGTACTTCTGGCCAGCAAGCATGCATTTTATGAGAAGGCCGGCTGGAGACTGATTCCCGAGACTGCTTACGCAGTTGAGAATCAGGCGTGGGGCGGGCAGCCGGACGGTTATAAAATTATACCTTTTGAGCCCCGTTATCTTGATGATATCCGTGGTATTTATGAACAATTCAATCAGAACCGTACCTATACCGTAGTCCGTAATGAAACCTACTGGAAAGATCTGATCCGGTGGCCGGAATGGAACAAGGCGGACTGTCTGCTGCTTCAGCATCATCATAAAATTGTCGCTTATGGCATTATAGAAAAAAAGGATACCGAACAGGTATTTATCAACGAATTCATATATCTTGATGAGGCAGCAGACGGTGCCCAATACTTATTTCATGAATTATGCCGTCTTCGGCCGAATGCCAAGCAAATATTGGCGATGCTTCCTGAGGATCACAAGCTATATGCCTATTATCAGCAGCTTCAGGCAGAGCCCGTTCCCATCCATATGGCGATGTGGAAAATGATCAACCTGTATTCTACCTTCCGCAAGCTTCAGCCTGAACTGGAGCATCGCCTGAACGGCAATGACTTGATGGCAGACCAGGATTTGTACATAGCGCTGCAATGCGGGGAGGACAGGATCTGCCTCGACTATTGTCAGAAGCGGCTTTCCGTTTCCGAGAGTAGTCAGGCCGGGTCCCGGATATCCATAGAAGTAGATGAGCGGAATCTAATCTCTTATATTATCTTCGGCTATTCTGCGGAAGGCGCAGCTGAAGCTAAAGACCCTGTTGAACATGCTGATATCCTGCAGGCCCTCTTCCCGAAACAGCAGGCCGTGTTTTATTTAACCGACAAATTTTAA